The segment tatttaagagggagttagatgtggcccttgtggccaaggtgatcagagggtatggagagaaggcaggtacgggatactgagttggatgatcagccatgatcatattgaatggcggtgcaggctcgaagggccgaatggcctactcctgcacctgatttatatgtttctatgtttctatgacagaaaaTCATTCCCCACAATGGttgccactgtgggggaaggcataaTGTCAAGTCCCCAACACCaggttcacccaaagtcaggccttccaccgcagttgcctctacggaggcccgatgttcctggccgttctcacccggtggtcttgccccggcgtcgggagagtcctctcggcggctgggtcacctggaacagccgcttccaagctgtagaccgcggattccgaagccgacaaggtcgcgccggtttggagctcccatgctcccgatgttgaaatcggcgccgctcCGCAgtcccgcagcccggaggtgttgctctcggtgatccagctcaccggagctccagcgcggcgacccaggcaaggcatcgcccgctccactccgcgatagcgctccagcgctgtgccgccaccgaggccgaggtgctgggcggtccccgccaggaaacggcgctccaagcccgctggtagggggcgaggatgggtcgacgggcagcccggagaaaaagctgcctcaccgaccaggtagggacctagaaataaaattgcccccctaccccccacattaaaaagtcaatttctccaaacggacgagacaggactactaaaaactttttttttaaagcgagtTTAACGGaaggctgctggttagcagccgttcctccAAGATGCCTCCTCCCCAGTTTAATGCCAGTTTCTTTCGGCAGTGGTTTACATTCCATTACCAGGGCTATGTCTAGAGGGAGCTATAGAATTTGTCGTAGTGCTCTTATCATTAAGGCAATTTGTGCGGGACCATTTGCTTCAGCGACCATTAGTTCAGCCCAGGTGTTCATGACTGGCTGAGTTGGTTGATTTAGAGTTGGTTGATTTAGAGACATTTGGTGGTCCATTTCCCAAATTCAGTGCCGTTAAGGGCAGAACGGGCTGTAAAATAGGCTTGAGGACTTGCAATATAAGCACGCATCATTGTCTCAAAATAGTCTGCAAATTGGGTCCCTAGGGCCTGTTTATCGGGGGCTTGTAGTGCCATTAAAGCCATGTCTGGTTTCCAAGGAACTGCCATAGCGACTGGCTGTCCGTTCTGATTAGGTATCATTCGTATGAGAAAATGAGATGTTCTATGCCGCAGAGTGCTACCAGTCGTCTATCTGTACGCTGTTTTACCCTATCGCTAAGGGTCTGTGGTGTAGTCAAAGCATTTGGCCAATGCTGTTGTGGAACTACCGCTGTAATCGGGACAGGAGCTGTAGCTGACCTTGTTGTAGGGGTTGTCATAGCAATTGCAGCAGGGCTAGTGGCAGTCGAGTATGGGGGCGGCGCTTGAGCTGACTGCGGGATATCAGGGCGTGGTCTAAGTCCCAAGCTATCCTCTGACTCATGGTCCGAGGAAGCAAATAATTCGGTCACAGCAGACAGCAGGTCCTCCTCATCCAGTACTGGATATAACCCTCCTTTATTCCCAACATATTTGCGCTTCTAATACAGTTTTTACATTGTTTTGAGTTGAAGACACGCCTTTTTTCATATTTATTTTCTTATCATAGGCCACACATTCAGCTTGTAATACCTTCCAACCCTTTATGGGTCCACATACTGTAATCCCTCTACTACATGCATTGTTCATCCAATTACTATCGCGCGCCTCCTCGTGACGTTTGACCGCCACCTCCTTCCATTCCTTAATTTGTCTCTTCCATCTTTTACCCGCATCACGTTCCCATATTAATTGCTCCGCTCGTCTCACAGTTTAGACATTCCATGTTCCACCAATCGGCCATGATTCATTTCCTAAATGCTTAGTTAATGTTGCCGACAATTGTCTAAAAGCTCTATTTCTAGCTGGATACATACAACACATGTGTTGCACCGGTGAACAACCATCACTTTTATCAAGGCCATGGCCCATCCTCCTTTGTCTCTCAACCCGACAACCCCTCGGATGTCTCAACTAAGCAAACGGACACCTCGTCTCTCGTTTCTCAATCCAGCACACCCTGGATCTCTCAACAAGACCGACGAATAAAAATTCAAAGTATAGTCATCGCAATTCTTTGTTCGTTCGGATACCAGTTGGGAGTTTGAGATCAGACCATGGGCATGAGACCAGTGCCCCAAGGAGTCGGATGTGGGGACCTGGCTCAAGGGGCCAGGAATGTGCACCAACATCCTCCTCCAAACCTCAGTTGCACTATTGCCACTTATACGTCCGTGCTGTCTTGTCCCAAAGGaatcctgccgactacgccaaaTGTTAAAGTTCGTAAAGCTTGATGAGTAGAATAAATCAAAGAGTCAAACATCTTTGCAAATAGCCTTTACTGGGTCACCAAGGTGAAATAGAAAATACAACCAGAGATGTGCACAAAGCGTCCACGCCAAAGGCTGGCGCTGTTCTGACTGGCGATACAGAGGATTACACACATCTTTATACTAATACAACAGCCATAAGCACATGGTTAATAACAAAGAGGCTTCAGTTAAACACAATGGGTCCCCTCACTTACATTGGGAAAGAAACAAAGTATATCTATTAGTTTGGGAAATAGTACAGCTGCAAAGGTAAGAACAGGTCTATTGTTCTTCTTACAGCTTGCTGGTAACAGTGTAGGAGTTCTAGACGCCCGGGAACATCCCTTATCTCTATTCTCATTGAGAAAGTGAAGGTCATTTAACTGCAAGCTTTGTGCTCAGTATTCACAGGCTTTTGCAGCATTCTGAATTGACCAACATTTTAACCCGTTACCAGCATGCTGTACACAAAATGGAAGTTAATAGCAAATATAACTACATAAGCTAAATAAGATGGAGTAACTGCACTAACTCTCACATTCCCCCCTTTTGATTGTATAAATCAATCTATCAAATAATGCAGCAAGACGACAGCCATTGGTGAATACATGGTGCCAGGCAGTAAAGCAATACAGCAACGATTATAATTATCACAATAATAATCCCATAATGCCACACAAGACCCCCAAAAGGAGCCCCATCCATTAAACCAACTCCACATCCCCTGGTCATGATCACCAACCAGACTTTCCCCATCACCTTGGATCTCAGCTATCTCCTTCTTGATATGGGCTGCTAGATCAGTAATATTggagacgctctccatccaatctgactgagtttgagctattttgcaaagaagaatgggcaaatatttcagactctagatgtgcaaagttgGTAGAgacaccccaaaagacttgcagctgtaattgcagcgaaaggtggttctacaaaggggggctgaatacttttgcacgccacacttttcagttattttatttgtaaaaaatttgaaaaccatgtatcattttccttccacttcacaattatgcgccactttgtgttggctaTCACATAACATCccgataaaatacatttacgtttgtggctgtaacgtgacaaaatgtggtaaCGTTCAAGggctatgaaaacttttgcaagccactgtacgtgaaggagacacaagaaactgcagatactggagtcttgcatagaacacaatttagttaaatgcacagaatctgtcGCCcacagtgggggaatcgaggaccagaggacatgggttcaaggtgaaggggaaaagatttaataggaatctgacatgtaactttttacacaaagggtggtgggtgtatggaacgagctgccagaggaggtagtcgaggctgggactgcctcaacgtttaagacacagttagacaggtgcatggatagtaaAAGtctggaggaaaatggagcaaacgcaggcaggtggaattactgtagctgggacatgttggtagttgtgggctagttgggcggaagggcctgtatccgcaaTGTATGACTCGAACacgaagtgctgcagtaacttagcggttacgcaacatctgtggagaacatggatgggtgacgtttcacacagtgctggagtaactcagcgggtcaggcaacatctgtggagaacatggatagggtcgggacccttcttcagactgacacgatgttaacagatgagggggtgattggcaggtGAGTGTAGTGACAGGCGAGAGAAAATAAAAAGATAAAAGCAcgtgagataaagagagaggaattTAAGAGACATTGGTCAGGgaccatttggagtattgcgtacagttatggtcactccattacaggactgatgtggaggctttggggaaggtgcagagatggttaaccagaatggtctaaaaacaagcaactgcagatgctggttttcaaaaaaggacacagaatgctgcagtaactcagcgggacaggcagcatctcgtgagagaaggaattggtgatgtttagggtcaagactgaagagggtctcgacctgaaaccatcacccattccttccagaattttgtgtctacctaaacagtGCCTATTCACGTcgcggtgtgccagcaggctggaggagcgggtaaaggccttgccacagagcgggcagtTGAAGGGGCGCTGACCGGTGTGGACTCTCCGGAGCTCCAGCATGTTGTCAAGGCGGGTGAAACCgttaccacaggacgggcaggagaagggacgctcaccgctgtgggcacactggtgctgccacaggctggacatgcgggtgaaaccctcGCCACATTCAGTGCACtcaaagggtctctctctggtgtgtatccgctggttcTCCCGCAGCCCCCGTGCTCTTTTGAAACTCTTGccgcagtgggagcagctgctcgccggcgtgAGCCCGCCGATGCTGCCGCAACCCTCGCGAGATGTCAAACGActcaccgcagtacgggcagtcatagggctggccactggtgtgcacgcgctGGTGAGACAAGGCATGGGAGGCCATGGAAAATCGCACTCCACCCACCGGGCTGGGGAAGGGACGGTCGCTGTCGTGCACCaactggtgggacagcaggttggtagagcaggtgaagccctttccgcagtcgctgcagatgaaggggcgctccccggtgtgggtgtgctggtggGACACCAGGTTGCtggagcaggtgaagcccttgccgcagtcactgcaggtgtagggccgctccccggtgtgcaggcgcctgtgcaaCTTCAGGTGCGTGCACGACttaaagcctttgccgcagtcggagcaggagaAGGGCCGCTcgctgctgtgcacccgccggtgctcccgcagccccgacaaccgggcaaagctcttgccacaggtggagcagccatagggcttatCGCCCATGTGTATCCACCGGTGCTCCTGCAGACCCAACAAATGGGCAAAGCTCTTCCCGCAGGTGGAGCAACCATAGGGCTTCTCAccggtgtgcacccgccggtgtaTCTTCAGTTCCTGAGCCGTCTTGAAGCTTTTGCCGCAGTCGCAGCATtcaaaggggcgttctcccgtgtgcacccgctggtgcacCTGCAGCACCGATAACCTGGTAAAGGTCTTGCTGCAGGTGGAGcaaccatagggcttctcgcccgtgtgcacgtGCTGGTGCCCCTGCAGCCCCGACAACCGGGCAAAGCTCTCGCCGCAGGTGGAGcaaccatagggcttctcgcccgtgtgcacccgccagtGTATCTTCAATCCCTGCGCCGACTTGAAGCTCTTTCCACAGTCGGAGCATtcaaaggggcgttctcccgtgtgcacccgcccgTGCACCTGCAGCCCCGAAAACTTGGTAAAGcgcttgccgcagtcggagcagtcaAAGGGGCGTTcccccgtgtgcacccgccggtggatctctAGATGGCTCGGggactgccaggccttgccacacacgtcgcactcatacCGCTTCTCCTGCCTCGTCATGTTGTCCTCCATTGAAGCTCAGCCCGGACACCGagcagatggggagggggggggggggggggggggggggggggggggggaggtggctcaccagcaccctggccaccctcaaTGGCCGCTAACGttcccgtctctccgtccacagcaacagctcctaaaccctgctggaggggaacacagagggtcaacagactggcaaacaggacattactaacatGTGAACATTACTGGtgcttgaagggggggggggagcgggggatggggagggaaccggggggggggggggggagaggagttgaAATGGGGAGATACGAGgggcggaggaggggagaggcGGTGAGGAGGCAAAGGGGGATGTGGCGAAGGGGGATGAGGACGGTGGAAggaaggcaataggtgcaggagtcggccattcagcccttccagccagcaccgccattcaatatgatcatggctgatcatccagaatctaggtatcccatataaccatataacaattacagcacggaaacaggccatctcggccctacaagtccttgccgaacaacatttttcacttagtcccacctgcctgcactcataccataaccctccattcccttctcatccatatgcctatccaagttatttttaaatgataccaatgaacctgccgacaccacttccattggaagcccat is part of the Leucoraja erinacea ecotype New England unplaced genomic scaffold, Leri_hhj_1 Leri_324S, whole genome shotgun sequence genome and harbors:
- the LOC129693519 gene encoding gastrula zinc finger protein XlCGF28.1-like, giving the protein MEDNMTRQEKRYECDVCGKAWQSPSHLEIHRRVHTGERPFDCSDCGKRFTKFSGLQVHGRVHTGERPFECSDCGKSFKSAQGLKIHWRVHTGEKPYGCSTCGESFARLSGLQGHQHVHTGEKPYGCSTCSKTFTRLSVLQVHQRVHTGERPFECCDCGKSFKTAQELKIHRRVHTGEKPYGCSTCGKSFAHLLGLQEHRWIHMGDKPYGCSTCGKSFARLSGLREHRRVHSSERPFSCSDCGKGFKSCTHLKLHRRLHTGERPYTCSDCGKGFTCSSNLVSHQHTHTGERPFICSDCGKGFTCSTNLLSHQLVHDSDRPFPSPVGGVRFSMASHALSHQRVHTSGQPYDCPYCGESFDISRGLRQHRRAHAGEQLLPLRQEFQKSTGAAGEPADTHQRETL